A segment of the Carya illinoinensis cultivar Pawnee chromosome 1, C.illinoinensisPawnee_v1, whole genome shotgun sequence genome:
AAAGTGGGTCCAACTGTTAAGGGAAGTGTGGGTGCGGAATTGGTTGATGGCCTTGTGATTAAAGAAGGGGACTATAAATTGGTGAAGACGCGCTTTAGTGCTTTCTTCGCCACACACCTTCATTCTTTTCTTCAGGGTGCCGGAATTAATAAATTGGTTATCACTGGTCAGTGAATATTTGAATCCAGTGAACCCTTTTTATGTAGTTCTACAGTGCTGCATGTTTTAAGCTGTATTTACAGCTTGTAGTCTATTGAATCTCTATTTTCAGGTGTTCAAACTCCAAATTGCATCAGGCAGACTGTCTTTGATGCAGTAGCATTGGATTATCAATCTGTTTCTGTTATTGTTGATGCCACTGCTGCTGCTACACCAGAGGTGCATGTTGGTATGTATTTTCTGCtttcttgaaaatattattcGATTGTactttgtcaattttttttcattttgcatcaacttaaatttcattttaccACATGGCAAAtggaatttcaaaattttttgggaAATACTCTAGCCACAAATGGGTTTCACAAAAGtaatctcacaaactgatgtCACATGATGTGATtcgtcaaattgtaaaattacttttatcgtaaagtagatctaacggattACATGAAGTCATGTCAGATTGTGGTATTACTTTTGTGTACTTTTGGGTGTACTTTGGTACTACATTGCAATCTGACTAATGTACTGTAATTTTGATTTCACGGAAGGTCATTCAGAAACATG
Coding sequences within it:
- the LOC122282252 gene encoding probable inactive nicotinamidase At3g16190 isoform X3, whose amino-acid sequence is MADFIHEDGLMLVNGGRAIVPNVTKAVQVARERGILVVWVVREHDPLGRDVEHFRRHLYAAGKVGPTVKGSVGAELVDGLVIKEGDYKLVKTRFSAFFATHLHSFLQGAGINKLVITGVQTPNCIRQTVFDAVALDYQSVSVIVDATAAATPEVHVANIFDMKNVGVATPTLLEWSKSDA